A window of the Schlesneria paludicola DSM 18645 genome harbors these coding sequences:
- a CDS encoding flagellin N-terminal helical domain-containing protein yields MALSVNTNYASLTAQNNLQASQSRLTTSLQRLSTGLKINSAGDDPAGLVTSSLQASQISGLQTSIQNIQTGTALAQTADSSLANINNLLVQVRTLAANSANTATQSTASLAANQASATALLSSIDNISTTTKFGTVALLDGTFSAQQFQTGAFSGQTSSLTIAAADSTTLGVNGIDLTTAAGATAALTAIDAAISTVATARGNIGSFITGTLTATQNNNQSQLTNLQQAQSILTDTNYQTEIATYTSENIRQQAASTVLGFANQSNQSIISLLRGQ; encoded by the coding sequence ATGGCCCTCTCCGTCAACACGAACTACGCCTCCCTCACCGCTCAAAACAACCTGCAAGCGAGCCAGAGCCGCTTGACGACATCGCTGCAACGCTTGTCGACCGGTTTGAAAATCAACAGCGCCGGCGATGATCCTGCTGGCCTTGTGACCTCGTCGCTGCAAGCCTCACAAATCTCCGGTTTGCAAACTTCGATTCAGAACATTCAGACCGGTACCGCGTTGGCCCAGACTGCCGACTCGTCGCTGGCCAACATCAACAACCTGCTCGTTCAGGTCCGAACGCTGGCTGCGAACTCAGCTAACACCGCGACCCAAAGCACCGCGTCACTCGCCGCAAACCAGGCCAGTGCGACTGCTTTGTTATCCTCGATCGATAACATCAGCACGACCACCAAGTTCGGTACAGTCGCCCTGCTCGACGGTACGTTCTCGGCTCAACAGTTTCAGACGGGTGCATTCTCGGGCCAGACGTCATCGCTGACGATCGCCGCCGCCGATTCGACGACACTCGGTGTGAACGGTATCGACCTGACGACGGCTGCTGGTGCCACCGCCGCTTTGACGGCGATTGACGCCGCAATCAGCACAGTCGCCACGGCCCGCGGAAACATTGGTTCCTTCATTACCGGTACGTTGACCGCGACCCAGAACAACAACCAGTCACAGCTCACGAATCTTCAACAAGCTCAGTCGATTCTGACCGATACCAACTACCAGACGGAAATCGCGACCTACACCAGCGAAAACATCCGTCAGCAGGCCGCTTCCACGGTTCTCGGATTTGCCAACCAAAGCAACCAGTCGATCATCTCGTTGCTCCGAGGTCAGTAA
- a CDS encoding flagellar protein FliS translates to MQRLDSYKQPEVNWTRIEMLLAAYDGTIARLQVAQELIEQGEMQRAQPLLFTAQRLVLALYEGIDLRYGEIPANMQKLYLFVLGCIGVGEKLDLPGALKVLRIIQSGLQDIRATANEMERGGKLAPVTEEPQLLRNIVA, encoded by the coding sequence ATGCAACGACTCGACTCGTACAAGCAGCCCGAAGTCAATTGGACCCGGATCGAAATGCTGCTTGCTGCCTATGATGGCACGATTGCTCGCCTGCAAGTCGCACAAGAACTGATTGAACAGGGTGAAATGCAGCGTGCGCAGCCGCTGCTTTTCACCGCGCAGCGACTTGTCCTGGCCCTTTACGAGGGGATCGACCTGCGTTACGGAGAAATTCCGGCCAATATGCAGAAGCTGTATCTCTTCGTGCTGGGTTGTATCGGCGTCGGTGAAAAGCTCGATCTTCCCGGAGCGTTGAAAGTCCTGCGGATCATTCAGAGCGGTCTGCAAGACATTCGCGCCACCGCCAACGAAATGGAACGTGGCGGCAAACTAGCACCCGTCACAGAAGAACCACAGCTGCTGCGAAACATCGTCGCCTGA
- the flgK gene encoding flagellar hook-associated protein FlgK: MLGFSIGVSALQAAQQGLAVAGNNIANASTPGYHRQIANFSTTSPTQVGNLSLGNGVAITDINRAVSDQLDAALTSQLTQNGLTDASLSASTQIQQVLSSNLDSPATKLESMLNTLQSLSSTPTNGAAQQAAVASAANLANAFNSAASDLTQIRQGLDQSISGVVDQINAISKQIATLNSQIGTISSQGISANNLIDQRGQLVNDLAGFVGIQVTNGNNGSLTISASGGALLVAGGTAQTLVAGSNKKGDATIQMKGSETTFDISGGQLGGMLSQRNQTLAGYQSRLDTMAQQIAASFNSIQSTGLGGSGGFTSLTSQNGVKDATALLNAAGLTNAPTNGSLFIGVTDKATGARTITEVPFNPQTQSLQDVANSISSTVPNLQAYVNNQTGTMTITSNSGYTFDFTGGYQATPTTNLTTTTSTPSIGGSYTGSTNDNYNFTFMGDGTVGVTPGLQAQVTNQKGDVIATVDVGQGYQAGQPISIANGLTMSLGAGDVTTGDSFSTPVVAQPDSAGLLTSLGLNTMFTGSTAATLKVSSDLTSDPSRLATSRTGQPSDVSNLTRFTALGDASVLNGGTQTFSQYAGSMVTDIGTSVKALTSQQSTNATLTTSITTQQQSVSGVDTNEELAKVLQYQQLFAVASKYISAVNDALTSLLQIST, translated from the coding sequence ATGCTTGGTTTCTCAATTGGCGTTTCCGCACTCCAGGCGGCGCAACAGGGATTGGCCGTCGCGGGCAATAACATCGCGAATGCCAGCACCCCCGGTTACCACCGTCAGATTGCGAACTTCTCGACCACGAGTCCCACTCAGGTCGGCAATCTGTCGCTCGGCAACGGAGTTGCCATCACCGATATCAATCGCGCGGTCAGTGATCAACTGGACGCGGCATTGACGTCACAACTGACTCAGAATGGCTTGACCGACGCCAGTCTGTCGGCCAGCACTCAGATTCAGCAGGTCCTTTCCAGCAATCTCGATTCGCCTGCCACCAAGCTGGAAAGCATGCTCAACACGCTGCAGTCCTTGTCGTCGACCCCAACAAACGGCGCAGCACAGCAGGCCGCGGTCGCGAGCGCGGCAAACCTGGCGAACGCGTTCAATTCGGCCGCGTCGGATCTGACGCAGATCCGACAGGGGTTGGATCAATCGATTAGTGGAGTCGTCGACCAGATCAACGCGATCTCGAAACAAATCGCAACTCTCAATTCTCAGATCGGTACGATCTCGAGCCAGGGCATCAGTGCGAACAATCTGATTGATCAACGGGGACAGCTTGTCAACGACCTGGCCGGTTTTGTGGGCATCCAGGTGACGAACGGCAACAATGGATCGTTGACGATTTCCGCAAGCGGCGGGGCGCTGCTCGTCGCGGGGGGAACGGCGCAAACGCTGGTTGCCGGTTCAAACAAGAAGGGCGATGCGACGATTCAGATGAAAGGATCGGAGACGACGTTCGATATTTCAGGCGGACAACTGGGAGGAATGCTCAGCCAGCGCAATCAGACGCTCGCCGGGTATCAGAGCCGACTCGACACCATGGCGCAACAGATTGCGGCTTCCTTCAACAGCATCCAATCAACGGGGCTGGGTGGATCAGGGGGCTTCACGTCGCTGACCAGTCAGAACGGAGTCAAGGACGCGACAGCGCTGCTGAACGCCGCAGGATTGACGAATGCGCCGACGAATGGATCGCTATTCATTGGTGTGACCGACAAGGCGACAGGGGCGCGCACGATCACAGAAGTGCCGTTCAATCCCCAGACACAATCCCTGCAAGACGTTGCGAACTCGATCTCGTCGACCGTTCCGAACTTGCAGGCCTACGTCAACAATCAAACCGGCACGATGACGATCACGTCAAATTCCGGATATACGTTCGACTTCACAGGCGGTTATCAGGCCACGCCGACGACGAACCTGACGACAACAACCAGTACGCCATCGATCGGCGGCAGCTATACCGGATCGACGAACGACAACTACAACTTCACATTCATGGGAGACGGAACCGTCGGTGTCACGCCGGGTTTGCAGGCGCAAGTCACCAATCAAAAGGGTGATGTGATTGCAACCGTCGATGTGGGGCAGGGTTATCAGGCAGGGCAACCCATTTCGATCGCCAATGGCTTGACGATGTCGTTGGGGGCGGGAGACGTCACGACAGGCGACTCGTTCTCGACACCGGTCGTCGCACAACCCGACTCGGCCGGCCTGCTGACGTCGTTGGGCTTAAATACGATGTTTACGGGTTCCACTGCGGCGACGTTGAAAGTCAGTTCGGATCTGACGAGCGACCCCAGTCGCTTGGCCACGTCGCGCACCGGGCAGCCGTCGGATGTGTCCAATCTGACGCGATTTACGGCTCTTGGCGATGCGTCAGTGCTCAACGGTGGAACGCAGACGTTTTCTCAGTATGCCGGTTCGATGGTCACGGATATCGGAACGTCCGTGAAAGCATTGACCAGCCAGCAGTCGACGAACGCGACATTGACGACCAGCATTACAACTCAGCAACAAAGCGTTTCGGGTGTCGATACGAATGAAGAACTGGCGAAAGTATTGCAGTATCAACAGTTGTTCGCGGTCGCCAGCAAGTACATCAGTGCGGTGAATGACGCCCTGACTTCGCTGCTGCAAATCTCGACATAG
- the flgC gene encoding flagellar basal body rod protein FlgC, with translation MGFNTTFNAFNISSSGLSAERLRMEVVANNIANSSVTRTPEGGPYRRKDVVFETALNRQGPFQNSSGYSSGLAGVNVVGTIDDQSEFPRISNPGHPDADKDGFVMMPNVSLPIEMVNMISATRAYEANLKAAQSFTDMAQQAIGILKG, from the coding sequence ATGGGTTTTAACACGACATTCAACGCGTTCAATATCAGCTCGTCGGGGCTATCCGCCGAGCGATTGCGAATGGAAGTTGTGGCGAACAATATTGCGAACTCATCCGTCACGCGCACACCCGAAGGCGGGCCGTACCGACGTAAGGATGTCGTGTTCGAAACTGCTCTCAACCGTCAAGGACCTTTTCAAAACAGTTCTGGATATTCATCGGGACTGGCTGGAGTCAATGTCGTCGGGACGATCGATGATCAGTCGGAATTTCCCCGGATCTCGAATCCTGGGCATCCCGATGCGGACAAAGATGGCTTTGTCATGATGCCCAATGTCAGTTTGCCCATTGAAATGGTGAACATGATCTCGGCCACGCGAGCCTACGAAGCCAACCTGAAAGCGGCTCAGTCGTTTACCGACATGGCTCAACAGGCAATCGGAATCCTGAAAGGATAA
- the fliE gene encoding flagellar hook-basal body complex protein FliE → MNVLPAGGAASLPLGLTSVGASSNNATGTFGKVIQRFVDDTNTQQLNADIQVERLATGQSDSIHETMLALTKADLSMRVFMEVRNKVIDAYQEVMRMQL, encoded by the coding sequence ATGAATGTCTTACCTGCCGGTGGTGCCGCCAGTCTGCCGCTGGGACTTACCAGCGTTGGTGCCAGTTCGAACAATGCCACGGGCACGTTCGGAAAGGTGATTCAGCGATTCGTCGACGATACGAACACTCAGCAGTTGAATGCGGATATTCAGGTCGAACGCCTGGCGACCGGTCAAAGCGACAGCATTCACGAAACGATGTTGGCGCTCACCAAGGCCGATCTCAGCATGCGCGTCTTCATGGAAGTTCGCAATAAGGTCATCGACGCCTATCAAGAAGTGATGAGGATGCAGTTGTAA
- a CDS encoding rod-binding protein, translating into MSSIQTALLSRPLPLSETNGSSPIKLPTMPQASGKLHGMPQVQNADKVAKDFESVFTSMMMKEMRKSIESGSFFDNDKSDVYGGMFDQFLGQHMSDNGGIGMAKMIREALNRITPGDLPSTVTLNTEA; encoded by the coding sequence ATGTCGTCCATCCAAACCGCGCTCTTGTCGAGACCATTGCCACTTTCGGAAACAAATGGAAGTTCGCCCATTAAGCTGCCAACGATGCCACAGGCGTCGGGCAAGCTTCATGGAATGCCGCAAGTTCAGAACGCCGACAAGGTCGCAAAAGACTTTGAGAGCGTTTTTACGTCGATGATGATGAAGGAAATGCGCAAGTCAATTGAATCGGGATCGTTCTTCGATAACGACAAAAGCGATGTGTACGGCGGGATGTTCGACCAGTTCCTGGGACAACATATGTCAGACAACGGAGGCATCGGAATGGCCAAGATGATTCGTGAAGCGTTGAATCGAATCACACCTGGCGATCTGCCGTCGACCGTGACGCTGAACACCGAAGCGTGA
- the flgN gene encoding flagellar export chaperone FlgN has product MSQQTHDQKQTPSAQIMGTVADHLLSHLGDEQAALAAMLTAVRGVHQALRDLDDEALQKSLADEANGLASSLAVQQQRQLLQQELATVLHVDPRDVTLNRLASATSGTLHDSIEAIWRSLKEMASEVERLNRQNAAMIAQSLAIARGVVERLTGVAGVGESYGATGNRAESHVGPIIQWGA; this is encoded by the coding sequence ATGTCTCAACAAACCCACGATCAGAAACAGACCCCATCAGCCCAGATTATGGGCACCGTCGCCGATCACCTGCTTTCCCATTTGGGGGACGAACAGGCTGCGTTGGCTGCGATGTTGACGGCAGTCCGCGGTGTCCACCAGGCGTTGCGTGATCTCGATGACGAAGCGCTGCAGAAGTCGCTGGCGGACGAGGCGAACGGATTGGCGTCCAGCCTTGCTGTTCAGCAACAGCGTCAGTTGCTTCAGCAAGAATTGGCGACGGTTTTGCATGTGGACCCACGAGATGTGACCTTGAACCGACTTGCCTCGGCGACGTCGGGCACGCTCCATGACTCGATTGAAGCGATCTGGCGTTCGCTGAAAGAGATGGCGAGTGAGGTTGAGCGACTGAATCGTCAGAACGCCGCGATGATTGCGCAGTCGCTGGCGATTGCACGCGGGGTCGTCGAACGGCTGACCGGTGTTGCAGGCGTCGGTGAATCCTACGGCGCGACAGGAAATCGTGCAGAGTCCCACGTCGGACCGATTATTCAGTGGGGGGCATAA
- the flgB gene encoding flagellar basal body rod protein FlgB codes for MAVTPSQFDLLAKMVDVTQMRHKVLAQNVANVNTPGYRKLDVSFDETLAARLDHDHDKRLTTLQPQVYVDNSSPERLDGNNVDIDREMMRLSKNTLLNNALLQIITTKTAIMRRSMNGT; via the coding sequence ATGGCTGTTACACCTTCACAATTCGATCTCCTGGCCAAAATGGTCGACGTGACACAGATGCGCCACAAAGTGCTGGCACAGAATGTCGCGAACGTCAATACGCCGGGCTACCGCAAGCTCGATGTCTCGTTTGACGAGACCCTCGCGGCGCGGCTGGACCATGATCACGACAAGCGATTGACGACGCTGCAACCGCAGGTGTATGTGGACAATTCGTCGCCCGAACGACTCGACGGCAACAACGTCGACATCGATCGCGAGATGATGCGTCTAAGTAAGAACACGCTACTGAATAATGCCTTGCTGCAGATCATCACGACCAAGACCGCGATCATGCGTCGATCGATGAATGGAACCTGA
- a CDS encoding flagellar basal body P-ring protein FlgI has translation MTKMIQYLMLTAVVLVTCAVPGLADVRIKDITDVDGARSNHLVGHGLVVGLNGTGARSLSTQQLVIDMLRKMELTTQLARQTLQDNVYKSSNIAHVMVTAELPPFARKGSQLDVTVSVLDDSMSLEGGTLILTPLRAVDGEVYAVAQGQLSIGGFRVRQNTPGGQLNHPTVARGQKAGIVEREELGQIDRGGVVRLNLRAPDHATARSIMLAINKQYPATAKTIDGGTVQVRVPMQWRMDVSDFVGELGQLTVMPDTPARIVFNERTGTVIVGGQVKISAVAIAHGNLVIKPNTTLVPTTPPAPKPDEPPAAPPEESGDPVEDVLKSLRPRPLPTPEPVTGPLILHNVEQTYTVADLARVLNALGVSPRDLIAIFQTLKESGALHADLITQ, from the coding sequence ATGACAAAAATGATCCAATACCTGATGCTGACGGCGGTCGTCCTGGTGACCTGTGCGGTTCCCGGTTTGGCCGACGTCCGCATCAAGGACATCACCGATGTCGATGGGGCACGGTCGAACCACTTGGTTGGACATGGTCTGGTCGTGGGCCTGAACGGCACGGGCGCTCGCTCGTTGTCGACGCAGCAGCTCGTGATTGACATGCTTCGAAAAATGGAGCTGACAACTCAACTTGCGCGACAGACGTTGCAGGACAACGTTTACAAATCATCGAATATCGCTCACGTCATGGTGACGGCAGAGTTGCCTCCGTTTGCGCGGAAAGGTAGTCAGCTTGATGTGACCGTGTCGGTGCTTGACGACTCGATGAGCCTCGAAGGCGGAACCTTGATTCTGACGCCACTCCGAGCGGTTGATGGTGAAGTTTATGCGGTCGCACAGGGGCAACTGTCGATTGGTGGGTTTCGTGTGCGTCAGAATACTCCTGGCGGGCAACTGAACCATCCTACAGTGGCACGTGGTCAGAAGGCGGGGATCGTCGAACGAGAAGAACTGGGGCAGATCGATCGGGGTGGAGTCGTCCGGCTGAACCTGCGTGCGCCGGATCATGCGACCGCTCGCTCAATCATGCTGGCGATCAACAAGCAATACCCCGCCACAGCCAAGACGATCGACGGTGGAACCGTTCAGGTTCGCGTTCCGATGCAGTGGCGAATGGACGTCTCTGATTTCGTCGGGGAACTAGGGCAGTTGACGGTGATGCCCGATACGCCAGCACGGATCGTGTTCAACGAGCGAACGGGAACGGTCATTGTCGGGGGCCAGGTCAAGATCTCGGCGGTGGCTATCGCCCATGGAAATCTGGTGATCAAGCCCAACACGACGCTGGTTCCGACGACACCCCCAGCGCCAAAACCAGACGAGCCACCTGCTGCACCGCCCGAGGAATCTGGTGATCCCGTGGAAGACGTCCTGAAGTCCTTGCGGCCACGTCCATTGCCGACTCCCGAGCCGGTCACCGGGCCGCTCATCCTGCACAACGTTGAACAGACCTACACGGTCGCGGATTTGGCGAGGGTGCTGAATGCACTGGGAGTGTCGCCTCGTGATCTGATTGCCATTTTCCAGACACTCAAAGAATCTGGGGCGCTGCACGCCGACTTGATTACGCAGTAA
- the fliD gene encoding flagellar filament capping protein FliD yields the protein MGNVTFTGLASGLDSTALISNIQRFSQARITALQSTISTTTSQQTALQNVQTKLQTLQTLASQLGQSQGSVFDSKTVSSSNSSLVTAAAGSGAQSGVTSFRVLALAQASQIASQGFDNANSAISQGTFQIQSGSQSSTITVDSTNNTLSGLAQSINDAGIGVKATVINTGSASQPYRLMLSSNATGTDNAIKITNNLAASSNGAILPNFSTSEIGQAVKGSSYTGTSAVTSNAGPSNYTGAANDTFTFTVASGGTVGTTNGIQVNYTNSTGTQTGTLTINASDVNNPINVVDGVQITLGSGTVQNGDQFSVNVFSPTIQAATNSQIQLGSGTGAVIVQNSTNTVGNLIPGVTLSLQSADPNQTVQINVSNDVASATTQINNFVSDYNDFVSYLNDQTKYTPGVGTAIGTTGPLNGYRGLTDIKNQLAQTVLGVTAGLPATANRLGALGISPDSNGLLQVDSAQLQSALSGGVPGISFSDVKNLFGLQGQSSSSGIQFATGTSTTLPSGSTPYTVHITQAATRASVTAASPLAASTTIDSSNNTLSLSINGQATQVTLASGTYNATALAAEVQSKLNTNLTSSGGSVSVSVTNNNLVITSDRYGTASKVNTLSGSALTALGYSGSETSTGQDVAGSFVVNGVTESATGLGQILTGDSTNKNTSGLVVVSTLSPSQINPGGTDSTLTVTRGVASALSTALQSYLDPVSGQLTTIANQITKSIQTAQNDVNTQTAAMSAQQTALLQQFSALETTMANLQSLSNLLSSSFNSSGTATASAAISTNYSNLKTS from the coding sequence ATGGGCAACGTAACCTTCACGGGACTTGCTTCAGGCCTGGATTCAACGGCGCTGATTTCCAACATTCAGCGATTCAGTCAAGCACGAATTACGGCGCTGCAGTCGACCATCTCGACCACGACCAGCCAGCAGACGGCTCTTCAAAACGTCCAGACGAAACTGCAGACATTGCAGACCCTCGCAAGTCAGCTGGGACAGTCGCAAGGAAGCGTTTTTGACAGCAAAACCGTGAGTTCCAGCAATTCCAGCCTCGTCACGGCCGCAGCGGGTTCAGGTGCTCAATCGGGTGTGACAAGTTTTCGTGTGTTGGCCTTGGCCCAGGCCAGTCAGATCGCCTCGCAGGGATTCGACAATGCCAATAGTGCGATTTCTCAAGGCACGTTTCAGATCCAGTCGGGTTCGCAGTCATCGACCATTACCGTCGATTCAACGAACAACACGCTGAGCGGCCTCGCGCAGTCGATCAACGATGCGGGCATCGGGGTTAAGGCTACGGTGATCAATACCGGTTCGGCGTCGCAGCCCTACCGCCTGATGCTTTCCTCGAATGCCACGGGTACCGACAACGCGATCAAGATTACCAATAACCTGGCGGCGAGTTCGAATGGAGCGATTCTGCCGAACTTCAGCACGTCGGAAATTGGTCAGGCGGTGAAAGGATCAAGCTATACGGGCACATCCGCCGTCACGTCGAATGCCGGCCCCAGTAACTATACCGGCGCGGCCAATGACACATTCACATTCACCGTGGCTTCCGGTGGAACTGTCGGAACCACGAACGGAATTCAGGTCAACTACACAAATAGCACGGGAACGCAAACGGGCACGCTGACGATCAACGCCTCGGATGTGAACAATCCCATCAACGTCGTCGACGGTGTGCAGATCACGCTGGGTTCCGGTACCGTGCAGAATGGTGATCAGTTCTCGGTCAACGTGTTCTCGCCAACGATTCAGGCTGCGACGAATTCGCAGATTCAGTTGGGATCGGGAACCGGCGCCGTCATCGTGCAGAATTCGACGAACACCGTTGGCAATCTCATTCCTGGCGTGACTCTGTCGCTGCAATCCGCCGATCCCAACCAAACCGTCCAGATCAATGTCAGCAACGATGTCGCATCGGCAACGACACAGATCAACAATTTTGTTTCCGACTACAACGACTTTGTCTCGTACCTGAATGATCAAACCAAGTACACCCCTGGGGTCGGAACGGCCATCGGTACAACGGGCCCCCTGAATGGCTATCGGGGCTTAACCGACATCAAGAATCAACTGGCACAAACGGTTCTTGGCGTGACGGCCGGCCTGCCTGCAACCGCCAATCGCCTTGGTGCGCTGGGGATTTCTCCAGACTCGAATGGCCTGCTCCAGGTGGACTCGGCCCAATTGCAGAGCGCGCTAAGCGGTGGCGTACCGGGCATTTCGTTCAGCGATGTCAAAAATCTTTTCGGCCTGCAGGGGCAGTCGAGTTCGTCAGGCATCCAGTTTGCCACGGGAACATCCACGACGCTGCCATCCGGATCGACTCCCTATACAGTCCATATCACTCAGGCCGCGACGCGGGCAAGCGTCACGGCGGCCAGTCCATTGGCGGCCAGCACCACAATTGACAGCTCGAACAACACACTTTCGCTCAGCATCAATGGCCAGGCGACTCAAGTGACGTTGGCATCCGGGACGTATAATGCCACGGCTCTGGCGGCTGAAGTTCAATCGAAGCTCAACACCAATCTCACTTCGAGCGGAGGTTCGGTTTCCGTCTCAGTGACGAACAATAATCTGGTGATCACTTCTGACCGATATGGTACGGCCTCAAAGGTCAATACGCTTTCCGGCTCGGCGCTGACCGCACTCGGTTACTCGGGCAGCGAAACGTCGACAGGGCAGGATGTGGCGGGATCGTTTGTCGTCAACGGGGTGACCGAGTCCGCCACAGGGCTGGGCCAGATCCTGACGGGTGATTCCACCAATAAGAACACGTCGGGACTGGTCGTCGTGTCGACGTTGTCACCCTCTCAGATCAATCCCGGTGGAACAGATTCGACGCTGACGGTAACGCGAGGTGTGGCCTCTGCACTAAGTACTGCGCTGCAAAGTTATCTTGATCCCGTCAGCGGTCAATTGACGACAATTGCAAACCAGATCACGAAAAGCATCCAGACGGCCCAGAATGACGTGAACACGCAAACGGCAGCAATGAGCGCGCAACAGACGGCGTTGTTACAGCAGTTCTCAGCTCTTGAGACAACGATGGCGAACTTGCAGAGCCTGAGCAACTTGCTGTCAAGTTCGTTCAACAGTAGTGGCACTGCCACGGCGTCCGCCGCGATTTCGACAAACTACTCGAATCTGAAAACGTCCTGA
- the flgL gene encoding flagellar hook-associated protein FlgL, which translates to MRVTSNAQSQLAILNIQNTFAKMSKLQNQISTGNDVNSVSDNPLNALQIIQNNAAGAQLTTNLSSIQSASNVLQSSSDALTQIQNILATIKNSALTANNPNQTVSNTALAAQVNSAINQIVGVANTQLSDGTYLFSGTASKTPPYATTASSTSGQVSAITYQGSQQTGQMIVGKSLSVNTLLVGSSIFQPVIGGATVYSGSTGAQAGAGTDTPTGHGALLVQHTLTSFSGSSGIAAGTSSDASDTILGPLGANKLVINDTSGTGASGTVSLNGGTPVAFTNSDGNLKVTGPAGEVVYLDTTAISAGFKGSVDLTADGTMSVDGGTSTTPIDFSTNQAVTDFSNGATTYVNSSNIRQAGTAQVTYPGKTDLFQTLMNLRDTIANTQGQSSSDRSAALNQQIAELDRFSNSIAVPLSNQATQSQFLTNLQTRTTTLQLNLKKATSDLQSTDMAASIVALQQEQVLYQAGMQMTATISQLSLVNFIK; encoded by the coding sequence ATGCGAGTGACTTCGAACGCACAAAGCCAACTGGCGATTCTGAATATTCAGAACACGTTTGCGAAGATGTCGAAACTGCAAAATCAGATTTCGACCGGCAACGACGTGAATTCGGTTTCCGATAACCCTCTCAATGCGCTCCAGATCATTCAGAACAATGCCGCTGGTGCGCAGTTGACGACGAACCTGTCCTCGATTCAAAGCGCGTCCAATGTCCTGCAATCCAGCAGTGATGCATTGACGCAGATTCAGAACATCCTGGCGACAATCAAGAACAGTGCTTTGACGGCGAACAATCCGAATCAGACCGTCAGCAACACGGCGCTCGCCGCCCAGGTGAATTCGGCCATCAATCAGATCGTCGGCGTGGCCAATACGCAGTTGTCGGATGGAACGTATCTCTTTAGTGGCACGGCCAGTAAGACGCCGCCGTATGCGACGACGGCGTCAAGTACCAGCGGCCAGGTCTCGGCGATTACCTATCAAGGGAGCCAGCAGACAGGGCAGATGATCGTCGGGAAATCGCTGAGCGTGAATACGTTGCTCGTGGGAAGCAGTATATTTCAGCCAGTGATCGGTGGAGCGACGGTCTATTCGGGATCAACAGGTGCGCAGGCCGGCGCAGGAACTGATACACCAACCGGACATGGTGCGTTGCTGGTTCAACACACTCTGACGTCCTTTTCAGGCAGCTCGGGAATAGCGGCAGGCACGTCATCCGATGCGAGCGATACGATTCTGGGGCCGCTCGGGGCCAACAAACTGGTCATCAATGATACAAGTGGCACCGGGGCCAGCGGCACCGTTTCACTGAACGGGGGAACTCCTGTCGCATTCACGAATTCCGACGGGAATCTGAAAGTGACGGGCCCGGCGGGCGAAGTGGTTTATCTCGACACCACCGCCATTTCTGCAGGATTCAAAGGCAGCGTGGATCTGACCGCAGACGGGACGATGTCCGTTGATGGCGGGACTTCGACGACGCCGATTGATTTCAGCACGAACCAGGCCGTCACAGATTTCTCCAATGGCGCCACAACTTACGTCAATTCGTCGAATATTCGACAAGCGGGCACGGCGCAGGTGACGTATCCCGGCAAAACGGATCTGTTCCAGACCCTGATGAACCTCCGTGATACGATCGCAAACACCCAGGGGCAGAGTTCCAGTGATCGATCTGCGGCGCTGAATCAGCAAATTGCCGAATTGGACCGATTCTCAAACTCGATTGCGGTGCCGCTCAGCAATCAGGCGACGCAGTCGCAGTTTTTGACGAATCTTCAGACGCGGACCACCACGCTGCAGTTGAACCTCAAGAAGGCCACCAGTGACCTGCAGTCGACGGACATGGCGGCATCGATCGTCGCTCTACAGCAGGAACAAGTGCTTTATCAGGCCGGCATGCAGATGACCGCCACCATCAGTCAGCTCTCGCTCGTCAACTTTATTAAGTGA